GTACCAGAAATTGAGGCCATAAACCTCGATGCACTCTTTGAGATCGAAAAAGAAGGTTATTTTGTAGTACCAAATGCTAAAGCTACCTGGATAGCCATGCATAGAGAAAGAACTCGTGAGACCCTTGCAAAAGAAGCAAAGGTCCCAACATCTCGTTACGCATATGCAACAACCCTGGATGAGCTCTATGATGCCTGTGAAAAGATAGGCTACCCCTGTCACACTAAGGCCATAATGAGCTCCAGTGGAAAGGGTTCTTACTTCGTTAAAGGGCCTGAAGATGTTCCTAAAGCGTGGGAAGTGGCGAAGAAAAAGGCAAGGGGAAGTGCTGATAAGATAATCGTTGAGGAGCATATAGACTTTGATGTTGAGATTACCGAATTAGCGGTTAGGCACTTCGATGAGAATGGAAAAATTGTAACAACCTTCCCAAAGCCTGTTGGCCATTACCAAATTGAAGGGGATTACCACTCAAGCTGGCAGCCTGCAGAGATAAGTGAAAAGGCCGAGCGCGAGGTGTATAGAATAGCCAAACGCATAACCGACGCCCTCGGAGGTCTTGGAATATTTGGTGTCGAGATGTTTGTTAAAGGAGACAAAGTATGGGCCAACGAAGTTTCTCCAAGACCCCACGACACCGGAATGGTAACCATGGCTTCCCATCCAACTGGTTTTTCTGAATTTGGACTCCACGTTAGAGCTGTGTTGGGCCTTCCAATTCCGGCCATTGAAGAAAATGGCACCAGAAAGTTCCCGATTTTAACTTCTGCAGCAACTCACGTAATCCTTTCAAATCAAGAAGGCTATGCCCCAAAGTTTAGGAACATCTTCAAAGGCCTAAACGTACCAAATACAACAATAAGACTCTTCGGGAAGCCTGAAGCATACAAAGGAAGACGTCTTGGTGTTGCATTAGCATGGGATAAAGACGTTCAAGTTGCTAAGAGGAAAGCGGAAAGGGTTGCCCATATGATTGAGCTGAGAACAAGAAGCGGTGAATGGCAGAGTCAGGATTATGAAAAAAGAAAACATCTGCTTTAATTTCCCCATTTAGTTCTTAATTTTTTGAATAGGGAAACATCAAGTTCTCATACTCTCCCTGTATTTTTCAAGCTTTTCTCTGAGCTTCTCGTCCTTTAATGCTAGGATCTGCACGGCCAGTAATGCCGCATTTTTTCCATTGTCGATTCCAACTGAGGCAACTGGAACACCAGGAGGCATTTGAGCAATACTCAAGAGGGCATCCAATCCACCAAGCTTTGCAGAAACGGGAACTCCTATAACTGGTTTGGTTGTATGGGCCGCTATAACTCCTGGCAGAGCAGCACTTAAGCCAGCTATGGCAATGAAAACCTCATAGTCTTTCTTTGCAAGCTCCTCAACTTTTTTAGGGTTCCTGTGAGCTGAAGCCACTTCAACATCGTAACTAACTCCAAACTCATCAAACACCTTAGTGACTTTTTCCGCTATGTGTGAATCACTTTTGCTACCCATTACAACGAGTACCTTCATCATATCACCACATTTTTCTCCGGCTTTCCCTTTATAAGTTTTGTCATTTAAATGTTAAAATAAAACTTAAAAATACTAAATTTTAACAAATTCATGGTGAAGATCATGCGTGTTTTACTCGTTGGTGCTGGAGGAAGGGAAAGTGCAATTGCCGAGGCTCTTTCAAAGGATGCAGAACTGTATGTTGTTGCAAAACACAAGAATCCCGGAGTTATGAAACTAGCAAAGGATTATGGGCTTGCAAAAGAGACTGACGTTCAAAAAGTCCTTGAGTTTGCTTTGAAGTGGAGTGTTGATCTGGCTTTTATTGGACCAGAAGCACCTTTGGAGAGAGGAATTGTCGATGTCTTGGAAGAAAATGGAATTCCAGCAGTTGGGCCAACAAAAGAAGCTGCTCAACTCGAAACGAATAAGGCCTTTGCGAGACAAATAATGGAAAGATATAAAGTTCCCGGAAGAAAACTCTTCAGGGTTTTTGATGACATAGCTGAGATGAAAGCATGGATTGATGAGTTTGGAAAGCCAGTGGTTGTTAAACCCCTTGGACTCACCGGTGGTAAAGGAGTCAAAGTCGTCGGATACCAATTGAAGGACAACAAAGAGGCAAAAGAGTACGCAAAGGCTCTCATAGAAAAAGACGGAAAGGTTCTCATAGAGGAGCGCACAGATGGTGTTGAATTCACATTCCAGGTTTTTACTGATGGAAAGAAAGTTATTCCAATGCCTCTGGCCCAGGATTACCCCCATGCTTATGAAGGCGATGTAGGCCCAATAACTGGCGGCATGGGTTCTTATTCCTGCGAAAACCATCTTCTACCCTTTATCCCAAAGGATGACTACGAGAAAGCCCTTGAAACGCTTAAAGCCACAATCGATGCTATGAGAAAAAATGGAACACCATACAAAGGCATTCTCTACGGCCAGTTCATGCTTGCAAACGATGAGCCGAAGATAATAGAGTTCAATGCCCGCTTTGGTGATCCAGAGGCCATGAATGTTCTACCAATTTTGAAAACTTCCCTTGTGGAGATCGGGGAGGGAATTATTGATGGTAACTTAAAGAAAGCTGAATTCGAGCAAAAAGCAACAGTTGTGAAGTATGTTGCCCCCAAAGGATATCCCACTAATCCAATAAAAGGAGTTAAGCTTCAAATCAACGAGGATAAAATCAGAGAAGAGGGGGCTAAAGTTTACTATGCATCAATTGATGAGAACTTCACAATGCTCGGCTCAAGGGCTCTGGCCATTGTGGGAGTAGCTGATTCTTTAGAGGAAGCTGAAAAGATAGCTTCTCATGGGATAAAGCACGTTAATGGAGATATCTTCTACCGCAGAGATGTAGGAACTAAGGAAAGTATTGCAAAAAGAATCGAGATTATGAAAACAATTAGAGGTGAATGAAATGATAGAAAGAGAGCAGATTCTGGAGGTTTTAAAAAACTATGATAAAGAGGGAATAATTATCGGGGCAATCGGAAGTCACTCCGCATTGGATATAGCAGATGGCGCCAAAGCAGAAGGGTTTAAAACGGTTATAGTCTCTCAAAGGGGAAGGCACAGGACATATGCTGAGTATTTTAAGCAAAAAACAACAAAAGATGGCCTCACAAAAGGCTTTATTGATGAGGTAATTGTGTTGGAAAAGTTCGGTAAAATTATCGATATCCAAGAGGAACTGAGAAAGAGGAATGTTATCTTTGTCCCCAACCGTTCATTTGTGGTTTATACAGGAATTGATAGGGTGGAGAATGAGTTCCTGGTACCTCTCTTTGGAAGCAGAAACTTATTAAGGAGCGAAGAGAGAAGTGAAGAGAAGAGCTACTACTGGCTCTTAGAGAAAGCTGGCTTACCCTATCCTGAGCCCGTCAAACCAGAGGAGATTGACGACGTTGGTCTCGTGATAGTCAAACTCCCTCACGCAAAGAAGAGACTTGAAAGGGGATTTTTCACCGCCGCAAGCTACAAAGAATTTAGAGAAAAAGCCGAGAAGCTCATGAAGCTTGGCGTAATTACCGAGGAAGATCTAACCAAAGCAAGGATTGAGCGTTACATCATTGGCCCAGTCTTCAACTTTGACTTCTTCTACTCCCCAATTGATGAGGAAATTGAGCTCCTTGGAATAGACTGGCGCTTTGAGACAAGTTTGGACGGACATGTTAGATTACCTGCCCCTCAGCAGATGACCTTACCCGAGCATCAGTTTGAACCAGAGTACACCGTCTGCGGTCATGCATCCTCAACACTAAGGGAGAGCCTCCTTGAGAAGGTCTTCGACATGGCCGAGCGCTATGTGGAAGGCGCAAAGAAATACTATCCACCCGGTGTTATTGGGCCTTTCACACTTCAAACGGCTGTTGATAAAGACCTCAACTTCTACATCTACGATGTCGCCCCAAGAACCGGTGGTGGAACAAACATCCACATGGCGATGGGCCATCCATATGGAAACGCTCTCTGGAGAAAGGAGATGAGTACCGGAAGAAGAATTGCGCTTGAAATTAAGAGGGCTATTGAGCTGGACGAGCTTGAGAAGGTTGTTACTTGAGGTGATGCTCATGAAATGGAAAGCTAAGGTTGTAATCCGCTTAAAAGAAGGGCTTAACGATCCCGAAGGGAGAGTCATTGGAAAGGCGCTCAAAAACTTAGGCTATAAAGTTGAAGAGCTGAAGGTTCCAAAATATTTCGAGCTCATTTTTGAAAGCGAAACTCCAGAGAAAGATGTCGAGGAGATGTGCAAACGCCTGCTCGCAAACCCAGTTATCCACACTTACGAGTACCAAATCGAGCCTTTAGGTGAGTGAAATGCCAAAGTTCGCTGTCATAGTATTCCCAGGGACAAACTGCGATTTTGAAACCCTTGAAGCAATTAAAAAAGCTGGTGGAAAAGCGGAGAGAGTCTGGTATAAGCAAAGCCTCAAAGACTTTGATGGCGTTGTTTTGCCCGGTGGATTCAGCTATGCCGACTACCTAAGGGCCGGAGCAATAAGTGCAAGGGCAGAGGTAATGGAGGAAATTAAGGCCCTTGCCAATGAAGGCAAACCCGTTTTAGGCATTTGCAACGGCTTTCAAATCTTAACGGAGTCAGCTCTTCTGCCGGGAGCATTGAGACCAAATAAGATTCCAAGCTTCCTATGCAAGTGGGTTTACCTTAAAGTGAGCGACACCCAAACGGCTTTTACCCAATTCTACAAAGAGGGAGAGGTCATTAGAATGCCAATAGCACATGCTGAAGGGAATTACTACTCCGAGAGCTTAGATAGCATAAGGATAACCTTCCAGTACAGCGACGAGAAAGGAGAGATAACGGAAGATGCAAACCCCAACGGCTCTCTCTTGAACATAGCGGGAATAAGCAACGAGAAGGGCAACGTTCTCGGCATGATGCCCCACCCGGAGAGAGCGAGCGACAAATGGCTGGGAAGCGAGGACGGGTTGAGGATCTTCAAGAGCATGGTGGAATATGCTAAGAGGTGATCTTTAGGACTGAGTCCCTAAAACGCCTAAATTTTCCTTTACCTTCCTATTCCTAAGTCCTCGAGCGTGAGCATTTTTACAGCCTTTGTACTTTATGCAATTTTGTACACATAAGATAAATCTTTTTAAATTTGTCCGACAAATAGATAAAATGGTGAGACAAATGGCTACAACGGTTAAGGTATCTGCAAGAATACCTCCCGCTCTTGCAAAAGAAATGGAAAAACTTATTGAAGCCGGAATTTATTCTAACAAAAGTGAGATCATCAAAGATGCACTCAGAGAATTCCTCCTGAAAAAGAAGTATCTCCAAGCCGATGAAAGGGAATACATCAGAAACATGCTAAAAGCTATGGAGCCAATTCTTGCAGAAGACTGGGAGAGCGAGGCTGATGCACAGTGGGACGAATACGGAGGAATTGACTATGAACCAGATAAAGCCTAAAGGAAACCTTCAACAGTGGGAAATAATCCTTCTCGAGTTTCCATTCACAAATCTTCGCAAAAAGAAGCTACGACCGGTTTTGATAGTCTCCAATAATGTTCTTAACAAAATCAGCAACAGCATTATAACTGTTCAAATAACCTCAAACCTATCAAGTGGTTTTAAAGAGTACAACGTTTTGCTCTCTGATTCCGACGTTAATAGATATGCAGGAACTCAACCACTTTACCAAAGCGTGATAAAGCCTTATGTAGTTTTCACCATTGAAAAGCAAATGGTTAAAAAGAGACTCGGCATATTAAAACCCCATAAAATTAAGGAAGTTAAAGAAAGCATGAAAAAAGTTTTCTCAATCTCCTGATAATTTAATCCCTACTTCATTTGATGTCTTAGTAGGCTTTTTCTTTTTTCTGTGATATCATCCTTTAAATCAGAAAATTCTCGCAAAGAGTTTTTAACATTTTTATGTATAGATAAACCTTAAAAACTCCAAATTTTTACATTTTTCTGGTAATAAAGGAGGTGTCAAGATGTTTCCTCACGAAGAAAAGATCATCCGTGAAAGGCTCGGTAGAGAGCCTAATGAAGTTGAAAAATCCATGCTTGAGGTAATGTGGAGCGAGCATGCATCATACAAATCAAGCAGAAAGTGGCTCAAACTTTTACCCACGAGGAACGAGCACGTTATTTTAGGCCCGGGGGAAGATGCAGGCGTTGTAAAATTTGATGAAAATACAGCCATAGTTGTTGGAATAGAAAGTCACAACCATCCAAGCGCTGTTGAGCCCTATGGTGGAGCAGCCACAGGTGTTGGAGGGATTGTTAGGGATATACTCTGTATGGGAGCAAGACCTATAGCTCTGCTCGATCCCATACGCTTTGGGCCCCTAGAGAAGGAGCGCAACAAGTACCTTTTTGAGTACGTAGTTAAGGGAATAGCTGATTATGGCAATAGAATAGGCGTTCCTACTGTTGGTGGCGAGACAGAGTTTGATGAAAGCCTTGACAGCTACACACTTGTCAACGTTGCTTGTATTGGTTTAATGAGACCCGAAGAGCTTGTGCACAGCTATGTGGAGGAGAGCGGCCTTTTGCTTGTTTTGGTTGGTAACAAAACAGGAAGGGATGGAATCCACGGCGTAACATTTGCGAGCGAAGAGCTGAGTGAGAATGCAGAAGAGGAAGATCGCTCCGCAGTGCAGATTCCCGATCCATTTACAGAGAAGCTTTTGATTGAGGCAACGCTTGAAGCCCTTGCAACCGGAAAAGTCAAGGCCCTTAAAGACCTTGGTGGTGGCGGTCTAACATGCGCCTCCTCGGAGATGGCCGGAAAGAAAGGGTTTGGTGCGATAATCTACGCGGATAGAGTGCCCCAAAGAGAGCCAAATATGAACCCAATGGAAGTCATGATTTCCGAGAGCCAGGAAAGAATGCTCTTCGCCGTTAGGAAAGAAGATCTGGAAGAGATAACAAAGATTTTTGAGAAGTATGAGCTTGAGTGGACTGTTGTTGGTGAGATCATAGAAGAGCCTAGGTATATCGTCTACTGGAATGGTGAAAAGGTCGCCGACCTGCCCATAGACCTCCTCACGGAAGTGCCAACGATAGAGTGGGAGGCAAAGCCCTACAACATTGAGAGAGACGTTGAGACGCCGGAAATAGGGCTCGAAGAGGCTTTCCTTAAAGTGCTCTCAAGCCCCAATATAGTAAGCAAGGAGTGGATATGGCAACAGTATGATCATGAGGTTCAAGGAAGGACGGTTCTAAAGCCCGGAAAGGACGCAGCGGTGCTAAAAATAAACAACGAATACGGCTTGGCTTTTGTTAGCGATGGAAACCCGTCTCACAGCTACCTGAACCCATATCACGGAGCTATGGGTGCTGTTGCCGAAGTCGTTAGGAACTTAGCTAGTGTAGGGGCAAGACCTTTGGCCTTGGTTGACAACCTGAACTTTGCCTCTCCTGAAAGACCTGAGGTTTACTGGGGCTTCATAGAAACCATTAAAGGGCTCGTCGATGCAGCAAGGGCCTTTGGTTTAGCATATGTGAGTGGGAACGTGAGTTTTTACAATGAGGTGGGCAATAAGCCTATAAAACCGACCCCCGTGGTTGCCGGATTGGGAAAAGTAAGGCTCGAAAACATTACAACAATGGATTTCAAAGATGAGGGAGACCTTATAGCTATTGTTGGGGTTACGAAGAAAGAGCTTGGAGGGAGCAAGCTCTACAGAGTTTTAAACATTGAAGGCGGGTTTGCGCCAAGAGTAAACCTTGAGCGAGAAAAAAGAAATGTAGAGGGGATTTTAAAAGCAATAGAGCTTGGAATAGTAAAGGCTGTTCACGACGTTAGCAAGGGTGGAATAGCTGTAGCACTTGCTGAGATGGCCTTAAGTGGGAACATTGGATTCGAGGTTGACATAAGTAAGGTTCCAGTCGAAGAAAAACTCAATCCCGTGGATGTTATGTTCTCGGAGAGCCATAGTCGATTTATAATAAGCTTTGAAGAAAAAGACCTCGAAAAGGTCAACACCCTCTTCGATGAATTTGCAGTAATTGGAAGGGTTGGAGGAAAGAGGCTTGTCTTCAGATGCGGAGAAGAACACATCTCTATGATTTAGAAAAAGTCAGAGAGCTTTATAACTCACTTCCAAAGTTGCTGGGAGAATGAGTTCATGAAAAATTAACAACTCCTAATTTTTAACATTCTTATGCCAAAATAAACCTTAAAAATCCCAAATTTTTACATTTTCTTGGTGATGAAATGGAGTTTAGGATTGGAACATACGCCTCTCACTCTGCACTTCAAATACTTCACGGAGCAAAGCAAGAAGGGTTCAAAACAATAGCTTTTGGAAAGGCAAGGGTAAAACCGCTGTATACAAAATACTTTCCCGTTGCCGATGAATTTATCGCCAAGGATTATCCCGAAGAGGAACTTATCGAGAGGAACGCGATAGTCATTCCAACCGGTTCTTTTGTTGCTTATCTCGGCATCGAGAGAGTTGAGAGCATGAGAGCACTATACTATGGAAACAAAAAGGTTCTCCAGTGGGAAAGCGATAGGGAGCTTGAGAGAAAATGGTTCTTGGAAGCAAAAATAAGGGCTCCCGAGGTCATTGAAGACCCCGATGATATAGATAGACCAGTGATAGTAAAGCCTCACGGAGCGAAAGGTGGCAGAGGGTATTTTTTAGCCCAAACACCAGAAGAGTTCTGGAAAAAAGCTTCAAAGCTTGGAATTAAGGACAAAGAAGACCTAAAGCATGTTCAGATACAGGAATACGTCATAGGTGTTCCCGTTTACCCACACTTCTTCTACTCGAAGCTCAACAAAGAGCTTGAGCTTATGAGCGTGGACAAGAGATACGAAAGCAACGCAGATGCAATAGGAAGGATAAGCGCAGAGCAGCAGCTTGAAATTGGGGTGGAAACGAGCTATACCGTTGTAGGAAACATACCAATAGTACTTAGGGAAAGCCTGCTCATGGATATAATCGAGGCTGGAGAGAGAGCGGTAAAAGCGTCAGAAAAGCTTATGGGAGGACTTTGGGGGCCTTTCTGCCTTGAGGGGGTTATCACAGAGGACATGGAATTTGTGGTCTTTGAAATCTCAGCGAGAATCGTTGCCGGGACGAATCCCTTCATAAACGGCTCACCATACACATGGCTCAGATACAACGAGCCAATGAGCACTGGAAGGAGAATTGCCAGAGAGATAAGGCAGGCAATTGAAGAAGATAGACTTGACGAGATCTTAACTTAGCTCTGATATCTCAGAACAAGTTTATCGCAAAATATAGAATTTATAAAGGGAAGGATTGCTCATTTTATTCCCACTCCAATTTTAACAAAAATTTGATCATTCATAGGGTTTCGAGCATAAATTTTGGCATAGTAAACTTTAAAAGACCCATAGCTTCTCACCATAAAAAGGGTGAGGAGGAGAAAAAGAATGGGGAAATTTGAACAAAAGCTTGTTAATGCAATAAAAGGATACACCTTTGATGATGTGCTTTTAATTCCGCAGGCAACTGAAGTGGAGCCGAAAGATGTCGACGTTTCTACCCAAATCACTTCAAAGATAAAGCTCAACATCCCAATTCTCAGTGCAGCAATGGACACAGTTACGGAATGGGAAATGGCAATAGCCATGGCAAGGGAAGGTGGGCTAGGAGTTATCCACAGGAATATGAGCATAGAAGAGCAGGTAAAAATGGTAAAAAGAGTGAAAAGGGAAGAAACCATAGAAGAGGTTATCACGATTTCTCCAGAGGAAAGCATAGATTACGCACTCTTTTTAATGGAAAGGGAAGGCATAGACGGATTACCAGTTATTGAAAATGGAGAATTAGTCGGGATAGTAACAAAAACCGACATAACGACCAGAGAAGGACAAAGAGTCGGAGATGTGATGACGAAGGAAGTTATAACAGCAAGAGAAACTGCCAGCATAGAGGAGATAATGGGCCTGATGATTGAGAACAATATAGATAGGGTACCAATAGTAAATGAAGAGGGCAAACTGGTTGGGATTATAACCGTTGGCGACCTCTTAGCTAGGAAAAAGCACAAAAACGCAGTTAGAGACAAAGACGGCAGGCTAATAGTTGCCGCTGCAGTGTCTCCTTTTGACATAAAGAGGGCACTTGCCCTCGATAAGGCCGAAGCAGATATTATCGTCGTTGATACCGCTCATGCACACAACCTCAAAGCAATAAAGGCAATGAAAGAAATGAGAAGCAAAATCGACGCAGAGATGATAGTTGGAAATATAGCAAACCCAAAGGCTGTTGACGACTTAACTTTTGCAGATGCAGTTAAAGTGGGAATTGGACCAGGAAGCATCTGCACGACAAGAATTGTAGCGGGAGTTGGAGTTCCACAGATAACGGCAATCTCCATGGTGGCAGATAGGGCTGAGGAATATGGAATCAAAGTAATAGCAGATGGAGGCATAAGGTATTCCGGGGACATCGTCAAGGCCATAGCGGCAGGAGCAGATGCGGTTATGCTGGGGAACCTCTTGGCAGGAACTAAAGAAGCTCCCGGAAGGGAAGTCACAATAAACGGAAGGAAATACAAGCAATATAGAGGAATGGGAAGCTTGGGAGCAATGATGAAGGGAGGAGCGGAGAGGTACTACCAGAAGGGACACATGAAAACGAGGAAATTCGTCCCAGAGGGTATTGAGGGGGTTGTTCCCTACAAAGGTAGAGTAAGTGAAGTGCTTTACCAGCTTGTGGGTGGATTAAAGGCGGGAATGGGATACGTTGGAGCAAGAAACATTGAAGAACTTAAGGAAAAGGGACAGTTCGTGATAATAACCCAGGCAGGGGTTAGAGAAAGCCATCCCCATGATGTAGCAATAACAAACGAGGCGCCAAATTATCCTCTCGAAAGGTGATTTTTACATTTTTATGTTCAAAATAGCAAAATTTTTAAATCAAATTTTACAATTTTATGTCGAAGGTGACGCTCATGTGGGAAAAGTTTATTGAAGAGAAAGTTAACGAAATTAGAGAGACCGTTGGAGATGGAAAGGCAATAATAGCACTAAGCGGAGGCGTAGACAGCTCAACAGCGGCAATATTAGCCTATAAGGCCATTGGTGATAGGCTCTATGCGGTCTTCGTGAACACTGGATTTCTGAGAAAGGGAGAACCAGAGTTCGTTATAAAAACTTTCAGAGATGAGTTCGGCCTGAACTTGATCTATGTAGATGCCCAAGAGAGGTTTTTTGAGGCACTTAAAGGTGTAACCGATCCAGAGAAAAAGAGAAAAATCATAGGAAAAACGTTCATAGATGTCTTTGAGGAAGTGGCAAGGAAAATCAACGCGGATTTCTTAATTCAGGGCACTATAGCCCCAGACTGGATCGAAAGCCAAGGGAAGATAAAGAGCCACCACAATGTTGGCGGCTTGCCTGAGAGATTGAACCTCAAGCTCATAGAGCCCCTAAGGGATCTCTACAAAGACGAGGTGAGAGAGGTTGCAAGAGAACTCGGTTTGCCGGAGAAGATATACAAGCGCATGCCATTTCCGGGTCCAGGATTAGCCGTGAGGGTTATTGGTGAAGTGACACCGGAGAAAATAGCCATAGTAAGGGAAGCTAATGCAATAGTGGAGGAAGAGATTGAAAAAGCTGGTCTAAAGCCATGGCAAGCGTTTGCCGTGCTCCTTGGGGTCAAAACGGTTGGTGTGCAGGGAGATATAAGGGCATACAAAGAAACAATAGCCGTCAGAGTTGTCGAGAGCCTAGACGGCATGACAGCAAATGCAATGGACGTTCCCTTTAAGGTGCTCCAGAGGATAGCTTTCAGGATAACGAGCGAAATTCCCCAAGTAGGAAGGGTTCTCTACGACATAACTAACAAACCTCCAGCTACAATTGAGTTTGAGTGATAACGTTTATTTAATTTTTCAACTAAATTTTCAATGGTGTATGAGGAATGAGCATTCAGCTCCTCTTAAAAGAACTAAGAGAAAAAGTTCATTCCATATTGGGGGATAAGCTTAAAGAAGTCATCCTTTATGGTTCTTATGCCAGAGGGGATTATTCCACCGAAAGCGATGTAGATGTTCTGTTAATTGTAAAGGAAAGACTGAGTCTTGAAGAATACGAGAAAATTATGGAAGTTATAGCAGAGCTAAGTCTCAAATATGAGAAGGTTATATCCATAATAGACTACCCAGAGAACATTTTTATGACTTCTGATTCGCCATTTTTGCAAAATGTGAAAAAGGAGGGAATCAAGATTGAATAAGTTTGAAGCTTGGAGGGAGATAAATGATCATCATAATGGATAATCACGGGCAGTACGTGCACAGGATTTGGAGAACCCTACGCTACCTCGGCGTTGAGGCGAAAATAATCCCAAACACAACGCCGCTTGAAGAGATAAAGGCAATGAAGCCCAAGGGAATTATCTTCTCAGGTGGGCCAGATTTGGAAAGAACTGGAAATTGTGAAGCTGTCTTAGAGAACTACGAAGACTTCAACGTGCCTATAGTTGGAATATGTTTGGGACATCAGCTCATAGCAAAGCACTTTGGCGGCAAAGTTGGTAGGGGAGAAAAAGCAGAATACAGCCTCGTTGAGGTCGAGATAATCAAGGAGAACGATATCTTCAAGGGACTCCCAAAGAGGCTTAAAGTTTGGGAAAGCCACATGGATGAGGTGAAAGAGCTTCCAGAAGAGTTTGAGCTCCTAGCTAAGAGTGAATTTTGCCCTGTTGAAGCAATGAAGCACAAAGAACTTCCAATTTATGGGGTTCAGTTTCATCCGGAGGTTGCACACACAGAGATGGGAAGTGAGATTTACAGAAACTTTGCCAGGCTCTGTGGGGAGCTTTAACTATGCAGTAACTTGATTAGAAAGCTTAGATAGTAGTTTGTTGCTTATTTTTGCCATCTCTTTTATGATTAATTATCATCAGTAAAAACAAAACTTTTTTAAATTTCTTTATTTTTACTATATAAAAACGTAAAAGAGGGAGAAACATGGGGCATACCCTTTACTATCACATAAGGCTCAAGGAACCTGAAAAAGCCGCAAGGTTCATTGAAAGAGTATGCAAAGGACTTAGGTGGGATTTTGATACCAGAGAAGGAGAAATAATTGTGTTCCCTCCAGAAGAAAAAGTAGAGCCTCTTGTGATTAAAGATGGAAAGGGATTTGCGAAAACTTACAAAGAAGAACCCTACACAACGATTTATTTACTGCTACTGTTCTCACTCTCGGCCTTTGGCTCCGTTGATATTTCTGATGATGAGGACTTTGTTTTGTGAACCTCCAAGACCCTTTTTGGGATAGAGCTCCTGAATATCCTCTCCTCCACGAGGACTTTCACTATATCGCCTACTTCAACATCTTCCGCGCTTTCGACCCAGTACTTACCGGGCTTAACGTTGGCCCTTATGTCGTCGTGGACATCTATCCTTACAAGCTCGCCTTTGACTTCTTCTACAACCCCATAAGTCCAGTCTCTGGTGAACCTTGATTTATAGAGGTATCTAAACCCCAGCACAGCTATAAAGATAATCACCAGGTAGGCATAAAAATAGTAGACGTTCTTTGCGAGCTTTCTCACCAGGAGATATCCAAGAAAGGACAAAAAGCCGATTACCGTTAGTCCGTAATAAAAGAACCTGTATGGCTCAACTTCAATAAAGAATTCTCGATTTTTTAAAATGGTGTATCTCAGATAAGCGAAGTAGACAACAAAAAGCAGAGAAAGGTAAAGTTCATTTCCAAAGAGGACTAGGAGGAGAGATAATAGAAGATAGACAATAAAGGAAAGCTGAATGCTCAAGCTTAAGAGCTCATGAACCGTGAGTTCCCTCTTTATTAGCTTTCTGAGGAGTTTGAACTTGGGTGGGGTT
This genomic window from Thermococcus alcaliphilus contains:
- the guaA gene encoding glutamine-hydrolyzing GMP synthase, with the translated sequence MWEKFIEEKVNEIRETVGDGKAIIALSGGVDSSTAAILAYKAIGDRLYAVFVNTGFLRKGEPEFVIKTFRDEFGLNLIYVDAQERFFEALKGVTDPEKKRKIIGKTFIDVFEEVARKINADFLIQGTIAPDWIESQGKIKSHHNVGGLPERLNLKLIEPLRDLYKDEVREVARELGLPEKIYKRMPFPGPGLAVRVIGEVTPEKIAIVREANAIVEEEIEKAGLKPWQAFAVLLGVKTVGVQGDIRAYKETIAVRVVESLDGMTANAMDVPFKVLQRIAFRITSEIPQVGRVLYDITNKPPATIEFE
- a CDS encoding GMP synthase subunit A; translation: MIIIMDNHGQYVHRIWRTLRYLGVEAKIIPNTTPLEEIKAMKPKGIIFSGGPDLERTGNCEAVLENYEDFNVPIVGICLGHQLIAKHFGGKVGRGEKAEYSLVEVEIIKENDIFKGLPKRLKVWESHMDEVKELPEEFELLAKSEFCPVEAMKHKELPIYGVQFHPEVAHTEMGSEIYRNFARLCGEL
- a CDS encoding formate--phosphoribosylaminoimidazolecarboxamide ligase gives rise to the protein MEFRIGTYASHSALQILHGAKQEGFKTIAFGKARVKPLYTKYFPVADEFIAKDYPEEELIERNAIVIPTGSFVAYLGIERVESMRALYYGNKKVLQWESDRELERKWFLEAKIRAPEVIEDPDDIDRPVIVKPHGAKGGRGYFLAQTPEEFWKKASKLGIKDKEDLKHVQIQEYVIGVPVYPHFFYSKLNKELELMSVDKRYESNADAIGRISAEQQLEIGVETSYTVVGNIPIVLRESLLMDIIEAGERAVKASEKLMGGLWGPFCLEGVITEDMEFVVFEISARIVAGTNPFINGSPYTWLRYNEPMSTGRRIAREIRQAIEEDRLDEILT
- a CDS encoding nucleotidyltransferase family protein — translated: MSIQLLLKELREKVHSILGDKLKEVILYGSYARGDYSTESDVDVLLIVKERLSLEEYEKIMEVIAELSLKYEKVISIIDYPENIFMTSDSPFLQNVKKEGIKIE
- the guaB gene encoding IMP dehydrogenase; translated protein: MGKFEQKLVNAIKGYTFDDVLLIPQATEVEPKDVDVSTQITSKIKLNIPILSAAMDTVTEWEMAIAMAREGGLGVIHRNMSIEEQVKMVKRVKREETIEEVITISPEESIDYALFLMEREGIDGLPVIENGELVGIVTKTDITTREGQRVGDVMTKEVITARETASIEEIMGLMIENNIDRVPIVNEEGKLVGIITVGDLLARKKHKNAVRDKDGRLIVAAAVSPFDIKRALALDKAEADIIVVDTAHAHNLKAIKAMKEMRSKIDAEMIVGNIANPKAVDDLTFADAVKVGIGPGSICTTRIVAGVGVPQITAISMVADRAEEYGIKVIADGGIRYSGDIVKAIAAGADAVMLGNLLAGTKEAPGREVTINGRKYKQYRGMGSLGAMMKGGAERYYQKGHMKTRKFVPEGIEGVVPYKGRVSEVLYQLVGGLKAGMGYVGARNIEELKEKGQFVIITQAGVRESHPHDVAITNEAPNYPLER
- a CDS encoding type II toxin-antitoxin system PemK/MazF family toxin, with product MNQIKPKGNLQQWEIILLEFPFTNLRKKKLRPVLIVSNNVLNKISNSIITVQITSNLSSGFKEYNVLLSDSDVNRYAGTQPLYQSVIKPYVVFTIEKQMVKKRLGILKPHKIKEVKESMKKVFSIS
- a CDS encoding DUF2101 family protein; the encoded protein is MSLDEILYKVGETAESFAVKSAKWAKRTLNEIIKPTPSKTPPKFKLLRKLIKRELTVHELLSLSIQLSFIVYLLLSLLLVLFGNELYLSLLFVVYFAYLRYTILKNREFFIEVEPYRFFYYGLTVIGFLSFLGYLLVRKLAKNVYYFYAYLVIIFIAVLGFRYLYKSRFTRDWTYGVVEEVKGELVRIDVHDDIRANVKPGKYWVESAEDVEVGDIVKVLVEERIFRSSIPKRVLEVHKTKSSSSEISTEPKAESENSSSK